The nucleotide window TCGTCCTTCGAGATGACGGAGCGGCTCTGACGTGTGCCCTGTTCCCACATCGACCACCATTCCCGATAACCCCACTGATCAAGGAGCTGCTGAAAGCGGGCCTGAACGATGTCGACGTGAGTCGCACTCTCAGTAGCGAAGGTGTAGACCGTTGGAAGCACCAGAAACCACAATGAGAGCGTTATGACGATTATGGTCCCGGCTTTCATAAAGGATGGGGGGCCTCCCTGTGATATGATGTGGTGCCGAAGCGGGGACTCGAACCCCGATGAGCGAACGCTCACTGCGCCCTGAACGCAGCGCGTCTACCAATTCCGCCACTTCGGCACGGCCTGCGGCATACGGCCCACGCCCAATACTTGTAAAGGCTCAACCCGGAAAAGTCAACGGAAAAGCGTAGGACGCGTCCATGAATTACGAAGACGATCAGATGTGTTTTGTCTGCGGCAAGCGCAATCCCGACGGCCTCCATCTCCACTTTGAGCTGATCGGTGAGGATCGGATCCGGACGGAGTTTACCCCTCCCAAGCGGTTTCAAGGCTGGAAAGATATCCTGCATGGGGGGATCATCGCCACGATTCTGGACGAGGTGATGGTCAACAACGCCTACCTGCGACAGATCATGGCCGTCACGACAAAGATTGAGATGCGGCTGAGGCGTCCCGCCGCCATCGGCGCGCGCCTGATCTTCTACGGGCAGATCGTGAAGCAGGATCGCAGGACGGTTACGACAAGGGCCTGGGCCGAGCAGGAGGACGGGACCATTGTCGCCGAGGCCAACGGTCTGCTGATGAAGATCTGAGGGATCGCATGGGAGAGAATGTGCGCCGGGTCATTACGCTGCTGACCGATTTCGGGTTGAGCGACCCGTTTGTCGGGATTATGAAGGGGGTCATCCTTGGGATCAGTCCTCATGTGGCGCTTGTTGATCTATGCCATACCGGCAAGACGTATGACGCTAGTGAGGCTGCGTTTCTGCTCCTCACGTCGTACCGCTATTTCCCCATCGGCTCCATCCACGTTGCGGTGGTTGACCCAGGGGTCGGCGGGTCTCGTCGGCCGATCCTGGTGAGCTGTGATGGCCGTCTGTTCATCGGTCCGGACAACGGACTCCTGGCCCCACTGGCCGAAAAGACCGGGTCGACGGTCAGGATCATGACGGCGACGCGATATTTCCTCCAACCGGTCAGCACCACCTTTCACGGACGCGACATCTTTGCGCCCGTCGCGGGCTATCTTGCGCGCGGGGTCGATCCCGCCGAGTTGGGCGAACTCATCGATGATTATGTCCGCCTGGTACTGCCGCGCGCGACCCTGTGCGGGACCTCATCAATCAAGGGGACCATCCTGCATGTCGATCGGTTCGGCAACCTGGTGACAAACATCGCTCGGGCTGATTTGGAGCGCCTAGCGAAGCGCGGTTCGTCGACCGACTACGCGGTGTATGTCGCCGGTATGAGGATCCCGATTGTCTCGTTCTACGGTCAGGTCGCCCCCGCTGCACCCGGCGCCATCATTGGCAGCGCCGACTATCTGGAAATCTTTGTGAATCAGGGCGACGCGTCCAGGCGCTTCGGCATTGAGCGTGGATCCGAAGTGGTGGTCGACAGGCAGGACACTGAACCGCCGCGTCTTTGACAATGTATAAAACAGTGTGTTACCCTGAAATGCTATTGCGCGACGTATCCATCGCATCGGCGGTCATCGACTTGACGGACGAGTGAAACAGCGTGTCGAAGGGATCGTTTGCAAATTTTTATAAAGGGGTCTCCGACGACGCCCTTGGCGCCTATCTGAAGCGGATTGCCCAGGTTCCCCTTCTGAAGAAGGAGGAGGAGCTCAGGCTGGGAAGGGCGAGTCAACGGGGGGATGAGAAGGCCCTCAAGCAACTGGTCGAGGCCAACCTCCGCTTCGTTGTCAAGGTGGCGCTCCGCTATCGCGGGTGCGGTCTGTCGCTGCCGGACCTGATCAACGAAGGCAACATCGGCCTGCTGGAGGCCGCACGT belongs to Candidatus Methylomirabilota bacterium and includes:
- a CDS encoding thioesterase, whose protein sequence is MNYEDDQMCFVCGKRNPDGLHLHFELIGEDRIRTEFTPPKRFQGWKDILHGGIIATILDEVMVNNAYLRQIMAVTTKIEMRLRRPAAIGARLIFYGQIVKQDRRTVTTRAWAEQEDGTIVAEANGLLMKI